A window of Ooceraea biroi isolate clonal line C1 chromosome 9, Obir_v5.4, whole genome shotgun sequence genomic DNA:
AACagttgccgccgccgccgcgactTCGATCGTCGAACGGCGATTCTCTCCGGGAAACTTTGGGCAAAGAGATGCCGAATTTCAAGGGCAACTTGCAAAATTACTCACTCGATGAGGTAAGGAAAATTTGATAATTGGAATGTACGATACTGAGTTTATTCTCTCATCTGAGACTGAATTAACTGTATAATGTGCATTGCAGATCAGAAGGATGAGCGATGAGGACTTGAGGGATATCGGCTTGACACCGAACGCGGTGGGACAGTTGAGGAGTATAGTCAAGAGTCAAACTAGCAACGGCTTGAACCAAATTTCAGCTGATAAAAAGCTGGATTGCACGAGCAACGTTACGCATCCGGTCGCAGAATCGATTGAGAACGAGGTATGATTCATGCAAAGGATGCATCGTAGCATGTGATCATCTTATTTTGGGATCAGATTGACAAATTTGGGCCAATCTTTCCTTAACAAAAATTCTCGATGTTTGGATTTACTTACAAGCGTTCGTCTTGTCACGCAGGTTGCACCAGGAATGGAGGTTTTGAGTGATAATAGTAATTCAAGCGGGAAATCGATGCCACTGCAAGAACAACATCCGGCGATGCATCATTATCATAATCACATAACCACTCCCAACGTACGGCGTTATCCCGCCGTGCCATCAATAGATCCCGCGCAAATACAGATGTATCCTGCTCCGCCACAAATGTACACAGCCCAGAATTCACAGTGTTATGCTTGCCTCGCTTTACCAACTATAGCTGGAATGCCAAATCGATATTCAAGGTACTTGCCAATTAATCATTCTTCAAGTAATTTTAACGATTCTTGGTTCTAGGGATATAATATCGTTTTTAAGTTAATTTCAAATCTATTTTTGACTTGATATGACACTTGATTTAATGTTAAACGTTAAGGGATTGTAATCTACGCAATGTGCTCTCAGGTGTAATGCTCAGCACGTGTATTGTCTCGCGCAACTGCAAGGGCTGCGGCTCGATTCCGAGGGTAGCCGACAGTGTTCTCACAGTAGTAGTTCCGACAGCACTGGGAGCAGATCACCACCCGAGACGCCGCCGGCCGTGCCATGGGTCAGTGGTGGCGCGGGCGACAGCAACGTCGCGCCGCCCGTCACCGATCACATGAACTCCGTGCCGGTGCACTCGACGGCGCCGCCTCACGTCGCCGCATCCTCGGCGCAACAGTCGATGCCGCAGCAGTCCTCGGTGCCACCGGAGAGCAGGCAGCTTACCAGGAAGAATCCGCCGGTGCGTACAATGCGACAGAAGAGCCAGGGAATACTGAACGGGGCCGGCAATGGGAACGGCGGACCGCCAAGTCTACCGCACTGCGTCTCCTTCCCGGCACCGCCGACACATTCGCAACTCACATATTTGCCGCACGGCCACTTCCCGGCGACGCTACGACCCAGTAGCGGTATCTACTCCAACTATCTGCATGGACCGTCCGCGAGACCGGCCTACCCCGCGGCGGCGTACCAACCGAACGGGGAGATGATGTATCCGTATACGGGGCATCCCGCATCCGGCAGCACCCCGCCCCCACCGCCGCCGAACGCGGCCACCGCGACGCCGGTACAAGCGTCGTACATGCCGCCGACACCGGTGGTAACATATGCAGCAGCGGTGATCCCGCCGACGAAGATCTGCTGCTACAACTGTGGCAGTAGTAGTCACCTTGCGGTAGATTGCAAGGATCAAACGATGGAGGACCTCACGAAGAAAGGTACGTCGTCCTAATGCAATCGCGTGCCGCGTTGCGCCGCGAGAAAAAGAATGCCATCATTGTAAACGGCGTTTCTGATTTATATTGGAGAATTTCGAGTGGACTTGGATTTTAGTTTTTCAGacgttattataaaatagattGTACAAGAAATTGGATTATTTATAGGAGATAATTAACACGTAACAGATAAAAAAATCCGTATTTTCAAGTAGATACGGCCGACGTGGAACACTTCACTTGAGATAGACTTAATGTTCGTAGTATTGTTCTCTCGTAGCTGATTGTAAATCTGTGACCAACCGTGTGGCACATAGAAGTAGCAAAGATATAGTCCAACTTGCAATCGTGCACAAACCGCTCACGAGTTGTCATCACGAAGAACacgaaaattcttttaatttcagCCCAATATCGGCTGGACTACACGATAATGAAGCAGCCTGGGGAGTGCCCGAGTTCCGACAAGTGATCCCCTGCCACGGATCTTCTTGTTACCACTCGTCACAATTATCACCGCCACTATAACCGCAACTGTTGCCATCATCGTCATTACCAACACCGTCACTactaccaccaccactaccaccatCACCAGCAGCACCGCTGTCACTGTAATCAGCAGTACGCCAGTATGAATCTATGTATGGACAAGACGTCGCGAGATGACGACCGTTACTGTTCCTCGTTTCAGTTCTCGGTAATATTTGTGAATGTCCGACGTTATACTTGGAACGATGATTACGACGATGCTAATGCTGACGCAGACGCTGACgttgacgatgacgatgacgatgacgctGATGCCATACTCGACAAGCTTGATAGCAGCAAAGTTTTTCTAACCGAGAACGTCTCACGGTTCATGGTATCGGGTATACCTTTTGCAACTTCTTATGTATGATAGTTGATCGCAAAGAAATGATCTAATCGCAAAACCGTGTAAAATATGGTGTAGTTGTATTGTACAAAGCAGAAACGAGGCGAGAAATAATCATGAGAGGCTGCGCGATGTGGAACACGATGTCTTGCCTGTGTTTCTTTTACGTAAGACACCAGTTCAAAAGATTTTTCAGTTTAAAATAGCGATTCGCGACACTTCTACTACAGCGACACACTTCTCGGCCACTTGTCACTGGGATCCTTCAACCCAGCGGTGTTTCCACACATGCTCCTTCCTGTATCCCGCAAATTATCTCGTAACGATTACCCATGAACGGAACACGATGATGAAGAACGCATTGTGCTCCGGACAGGAAAGGGgggaaaataaaatcatgcGTGGTTCGAACATATTTAGCAATCGATATTTCTAATCTACTATGTCTATCACTACTATTAAACTATTACTCTATTACTTCTACTGTCGCCACTCTGCGCCACgtttttatgtacatatatttttctcaattctTACATGCGCGATGAATCAATAATAATGTGTGAAAAGAAAAAGCGTGTAATATATGTGAGATAaaggtgcgtgcgtgcgtatgtgtgtgtgtgtgtgtgtgtgcatggtgtgtatatgcgcgcgcgtgtcgcaTGCATGCGagcgtgtatgtgtataaatGTAAGAGGAAGGTAGGATGCAAGAGGCAGAAAAGGGATggaagggaagaaaaaaaaataaaacgtgacggaggaaagagagagacgaggcTAAGAAAGATGAGAGAATGCGAGAACAACAAACCAAAAGTGTTCGATTATCTAGCTGCCGTTGCGCTTCTATATGTGCTTgttccgcgcgcgtgcgtatgtgtgtatataaaattacatatatatatatatatatattatatatatatctacatgTCTCTACTGCTCACAAATCGTTTCTTATCTTATAGATAGTTGGTAGTTAGATGGCGATACTGTTCATACACGAGTAGTCATGCGATTGCACGTGCATTTGAGACGATTTTATACGACTTTTATCGATCGCCCGTGTCTTTGAGCGTAATCAACGTTAAGCTTTTTTACGCATTCGGTTGCAGCAAGTTAGGTGTTAAGCGTGGTTAACTAAAGTCCCCCCCCCCGCTCTGTATTTCTGTTTGTATCATAgagcaattatttaaaaaaaaaaaacagaatcaTCGAGCAGATCTTTTGCGCTGTTAACAATCGTGAGAACCGTAGATCTTCGTAATTGAGACACGCCTGATTTCGCGATATATTTTCAACATATGCAAGTACAATGTattcacacatacacacttGGAGGGTTTACTCAATTTTTTCCCTCTTAGAACGTGAGACcttttctttatctctcttaGATCTTTAGAAGCTGTTAGAAATGTGTAAAGCACACCTGCACACCACGTGAACACAATCTCGGGAACACGTGCTTCTTTTAGTTTGCGCTAGTCGACATCCTTTACACGCGAGCATGAATTTTCACGTCGTTTTATGCGCCGAGGAAACAAAACTGATTAAAATAGTTAACCAAAGTTGCAACACACTGTTGGTGCAATGGGCCCTTAGGGAGCAACAGTGAAGGGTAAAACTGGATACGAGCGGAGTGACAGGCCGCTATAGCGAAACTAACTACTGGTGCATTTAAGACAGGATCGTACGGATTCTCATTGACGAATGCGATAACACTGCTCGATACACCCTTTGTACACGGACGAACTTTCGCAGTTGGGATCCCGAGAATCGCGAATTGTCCGCCTcacagaattatatatatatatatgtataaatattttctggtACGAAATTGGTATTACCACGAAAGTCACtggtatatatgtgtatggtGTGTGTGCGcccgcgcacacgcacacacatacgtatatacCGAGACAAACGGGATAGTTGGACGATGTTAAGTAGATAGAGGGAAACCAATGCGATAAGAGGGAAGCTCTTTGTGCTATTTGTAAAGAATTTACGGAAATGAGACTAAAAAATGCTGCTATGTAGCGTTGATAAGCCAAATCGGACATTTTCTGGGGAACGTAGATATAGGGTTCCtcggattttatttttcgaagtGATATCGTCAAACTCGTTATTGTCGCAAAGTGTTATATAAGATGAAATCAAACTACATCGGCTGTCGTGAATGATATAGGAGATTGAGccgaattaatttttcgcgtcACGTCGTGAAGCGATGCATTTATTTAGTCAAAGATCGCCAAGAAAAGTTATTATTGTCACTCGAATAGGTGGTAGAATACTGCCGTCTTCACTTTGTCTTTATATTTTGTTGCAATCTCTGTATGTAATGGACAAATCACGAGAAACACTTAAAGAAGCAAATTCAGTTGTTGAGTGCCCGGTGTgcttgttttatttaaatgtgcTGCGTAGGTTTTCAGTTGATTCGGCCATCATTTCTTTTCATAATCGTCCgtgcaattttcattaaattgttttatataataccgTGCAACGAAATTATGTATTAGAAATACGACGAAATATAAAGATGCTTGGCACTAATTAAAGATTCAATGTGTTGACGCGAAAAGTTAAGATAGTATTGAAATATGGcgaatgtatattaaaaaaaaagaaagaaaagaaatgagaCATACGTGTACAGGAGTGCCGCATAATTTCTGACTATTATATGTTCCTTGAACAgtttaatttccttttatcgaaattatatatatttggacattaataattttattaaatcaatagCTTTTGCTAGTGATTCAAAAGAAGAAGTGAAATGCAAATCAATCGGAAGAATctgttcattaaaattaaactgtGGGACTTCTATATttgattacatatattataatgacttCTGTCCACGTAAAAAGACACATGTCTTTCTGGGTTGCAATTTCTTACTGTTATTACAATCTCGTGCTAAAGAATagtatttatttgtaaatgtaGAGCTGATCACACTCATCCATATCCacaaattattgaatattaacaaatctctctctccgttatcaaatttttttatcgttttaccTGTTTTTATAGTTTCTGTCCTTAAAGTGTACCAAATTCAGTAGTGAAGATGTCCTTTGAATCCACAGATATCAGAAATCTAGAAAAATATGAAGGCTGTTAACAGATCAagatgttataataaaaaattaaaattaaacatgGGGTGTTCAAGAATTCTGACGAATTCAATttgaaagatttaataaaaagttgagCCATAATTTATCTACATGAAAAGTTTGGTTTATcttcaagatatttaatatgaaaaagtaaaaaagtaaatttcgtACACGAAGTTTTCATTAcgtaaaaattgattaatttttctaagctCCTTTTCCATTCTCGCATCTGTGGCTAGAAGGATATCGGATAATTCTTAGACCATCCATTATGCGTCTCATACTGATTGTGTTCGGTAGTTCCTGTATACATTCTTTTCGCATTGGGTGAAATCTCTGCGAAAGAAAATTAGTGGCCGTTTCTTGGAAAATTGTTGGTTCCAGCATGTGCTCGTTTGTTACTAAAATCAGCCCCGTCATAAAAAGATTGACAATTTGGGCATTAGATGTTGCAGTTCCTGTTACTgttaaaaattgcaagaatGTTAGAAGGACATCTGTcgcacatatgtatatacaagtatTTGGGAAGATCGGTATAGATGGCTTGATCTTCGTTCTTTATTTGTTCAAATAATTAGCGTGAGATCCGAAGTGaagtcaatattttaatattggtTTAGATAATTTGCATTGTTGAGAATGCGTTTTTGATAACGTCATTTTTTAGAGATTGTATACCGATTACTTAATCAACGGGTCGTTCcggtataaaaatttttctagaacTACGAAACGTAAGAGCACAATAgctggaaaataaaaagaagtacAAGATTCTGTCAAGTAATATCAAGGTTACTAGTTAAAAATTTGATAGGAGTCAAAACTGATCGCTTTGACTTCTCGAGTGTTAAGATAAGTTGATTACGTCCGTTGTTAAATATATAGCAACAAACTGTGTCGAACAAAATTTGTATAGTGACTGTGAATAATGCATATTACTGTTCATATATATAAGTTGTGAATATGGATAAattaagagaagaaagaaaatttatagaaaagaTCAATCAAAAAAGAAATCCACGAAGTACTCTAGATTAGATGATGCATTTGTCACAAGAATGTAAAAGGAGTACAAGATGtatagtaaaaaaaaaaacaaaaagtataaataaaagagaaagagaagaatctCTAGAATTTTAAAAGAGCGTGCTCTTTTAAGAAGATAAGAAAGCCTTACTCTTAAGTGCGTAGTTCATAGTTAGCACATATTTAATCTTTCGAATacttaaatgtaattatactCCTGTaaacgtaattatattatcgagaatatctaaatgtattttatatgtcaaccaacaattttttttctttcaatgaGATCCTCTCTTCGTCATTTCTCATTTtcattcttattttaatttcaagatGATCTCAATTAcgtaaaatggaaagagattTGTCCATCCATATGCAAGAAGTGTAAAACGAAAGTAAGCAGTTCAAAGATACGTagtatagaattttatttttatagatttgtgaaattgtgtagaataatatttaaataattcaaaacaGATGACAATGTGCGAACGttatcgctcgttcgctcATAAAGCTTACGGCAGACGCTTTGCAAACCTGCTCCTGATAAACTTGGCTATCTCAATTATTGCTCCCATAAGCAGTGGTGGACTCACCAACAGTTATGTGATAAAGTCCGAGTCCTGCTAATAATTGGCATATCTTCTTGCTAATTATCTGCAGGCCATACTAGTATAAAAAGAGtactattataaaaagatactgTTACACTATCTCAATTTTTGAGAAATGGGACTATTACCGTTTGCAAATTTGTTAGATTCAATCCAATTAGATAACACTCGTCTGGAAAGAATTATCAACGATTTTCGACCGTTGGCTAACTTTCTACTAATTATGACACATTATTAGCTCAAAATTGTTCAACTTAAATTAATCTCATTGCCGTAATTAATTCacaagtttattttataaatctacTTAGCTACTTATTCATAGCTTTGCGTTACGCAGATTGAATGGCGACAGTTTCATCAAGATTAATGACGATAGAGTTTGGTGACATCATGACGAT
This region includes:
- the LOC105276173 gene encoding SH3 domain-containing protein C23A1.17 isoform X1; this encodes MVCKENVVSWFGNLSSYKRIDVMCTLLNMCLPFEVRYLGTCVEDIGKRDYNDLRDTEHHANSASELAELTTSSVTDKRTRRKLALYMALLHSCNYTCAVILYKNLSNLDHQEITNLLNGTTFHVDNQPLEELLLLYTMALNHPAFTYEQKSVFGNIFIKLQEEETRLNLSKINSSFKPTQGCTPPCMSTNERLMEPEIPGSCLMPPPPMQPYHGEMAMRNNAMVTGVPPGLTIPPPGLCLPGPEQMPMGSGGSTQYVHLGFPSVNHMPPWTGQVMMGNQLMYHTGDMLAYPPSPLVSRQSSPSQSRSPSRSNSPMGRGRANANPRTSSSQVIQSTSNTLTTSSSGSNSQTSISGSGATNSSNNNGNNNNNSLPPLPALGASRSLPSQPPLLPSSRSVPLSVTSSSTFSRHNSVDNTSSSTLIPAAQSKQLPPPPRLRSSNGDSLRETLGKEMPNFKGNLQNYSLDEIRRMSDEDLRDIGLTPNAVGQLRSIVKSQTSNGLNQISADKKLDCTSNVTHPVAESIENEVAPGMEVLSDNSNSSGKSMPLQEQHPAMHHYHNHITTPNVRRYPAVPSIDPAQIQMYPAPPQMYTAQNSQCYACLALPTIAGMPNRYSRCNAQHVYCLAQLQGLRLDSEGSRQCSHSSSSDSTGSRSPPETPPAVPWVSGGAGDSNVAPPVTDHMNSVPVHSTAPPHVAASSAQQSMPQQSSVPPESRQLTRKNPPVRTMRQKSQGILNGAGNGNGGPPSLPHCVSFPAPPTHSQLTYLPHGHFPATLRPSSGIYSNYLHGPSARPAYPAAAYQPNGEMMYPYTGHPASGSTPPPPPPNAATATPVQASYMPPTPVVTYAAAVIPPTKICCYNCGSSSHLAVDCKDQTMEDLTKKAQYRLDYTIMKQPGECPSSDK
- the LOC105276173 gene encoding dual specificity protein kinase splA isoform X2, encoding MVCKENVVSWFGNLSSYKRIDVMCTLLNMCLPFEVRYLGTCVEDIGKRDYNDLRDTEHHANSASELAELTTSSVTDKRTRRKLALYMALLHSCNYTCAVILYKNLSNLDHQEITNLLNGTTFHVDNQPLEELLLLYTMALNHPAFTYEQKSVFGNIFIKLQEEETRLNLSKINSSFKPTQGCTPPCMSTNERLMEPEIPGSCLMPPPPMQPYHGEMAMRNNAMVTGVPPGLTIPPPGLCLPGPEQMPMGSGGSTQYVHLGFPSVNHMPPWTVSRQSSPSQSRSPSRSNSPMGRGRANANPRTSSSQVIQSTSNTLTTSSSGSNSQTSISGSGATNSSNNNGNNNNNSLPPLPALGASRSLPSQPPLLPSSRSVPLSVTSSSTFSRHNSVDNTSSSTLIPAAQSKQLPPPPRLRSSNGDSLRETLGKEMPNFKGNLQNYSLDEIRRMSDEDLRDIGLTPNAVGQLRSIVKSQTSNGLNQISADKKLDCTSNVTHPVAESIENEVAPGMEVLSDNSNSSGKSMPLQEQHPAMHHYHNHITTPNVRRYPAVPSIDPAQIQMYPAPPQMYTAQNSQCYACLALPTIAGMPNRYSRCNAQHVYCLAQLQGLRLDSEGSRQCSHSSSSDSTGSRSPPETPPAVPWVSGGAGDSNVAPPVTDHMNSVPVHSTAPPHVAASSAQQSMPQQSSVPPESRQLTRKNPPVRTMRQKSQGILNGAGNGNGGPPSLPHCVSFPAPPTHSQLTYLPHGHFPATLRPSSGIYSNYLHGPSARPAYPAAAYQPNGEMMYPYTGHPASGSTPPPPPPNAATATPVQASYMPPTPVVTYAAAVIPPTKICCYNCGSSSHLAVDCKDQTMEDLTKKAQYRLDYTIMKQPGECPSSDK